One bacterium DNA window includes the following coding sequences:
- a CDS encoding biotin/lipoyl-containing protein produces MVTKVKIPKLTENDEEQAITAWLKKKGEYVNKGDPLIELSTSKVAFELEAPRSGVLLATLAEVKSSLPAGYVVALIGDTIDSLPDVSASNRRLMETLTRKVQNVSLEKGKQAGAVTGALRATPAARRLAREHGTDLALVQAKYKVEVITENVLNKYLMEKK; encoded by the coding sequence ATGGTTACAAAAGTCAAAATCCCAAAACTGACCGAAAACGACGAAGAACAGGCAATCACCGCCTGGCTGAAAAAAAAGGGAGAGTACGTCAATAAGGGAGATCCGCTGATCGAACTGTCCACTAGTAAGGTGGCATTCGAGTTGGAAGCACCACGCTCGGGAGTGTTGCTTGCAACACTGGCCGAAGTGAAGAGTAGTCTCCCGGCAGGATACGTTGTCGCCCTTATCGGAGACACGATCGACAGTTTGCCTGATGTGAGCGCCTCTAACCGCCGTCTGATGGAGACGCTAACACGGAAGGTTCAAAACGTTTCCTTGGAAAAAGGCAAACAAGCCGGAGCCGTGACCGGCGCACTCCGGGCCACTCCCGCCGCACGCCGACTCGCCCGTGAACACGGAACGGATCTCGCACTGGTGCAGGCTAAGTACAAGGTGGAGGTAATCACTGAAAACGTGCTGAACAAATACCTGATGGAGAAGAAGTAA
- a CDS encoding tyrosine recombinase, translated as MMTDDPCVSQYAAHLEHERNASRHTIVNYIMDIAQFVQFAWTGDALPPYAWGTVDRFKARAFLVDFQKRGSEATTTSRKLSSLRAFYKFMERESMVALNPFAGLKAPKRAKKLPNFLSRDEINRLLEMPMKLWGDVKKPTQVRERKLVEYCALRDQALLEVLYSTGGRITEIVSLLEPQVDSLSGVVQVRGKGKKERLCALGRPAAKALRVSLALRNELWPEIERRRPNDRPLFLNVHGGKLTSRSVERLLKKYLLGANLNPDISPHSLRHSFATHMLDAGADLRSVQELLGHASLSTTQIYTHVTVEKLKKVYDDAHPRA; from the coding sequence ATGATGACAGACGACCCCTGTGTGTCGCAGTATGCCGCGCATTTGGAACATGAACGGAATGCCTCACGCCATACCATTGTTAATTATATCATGGATATCGCCCAGTTTGTCCAGTTCGCCTGGACGGGTGATGCACTACCCCCCTATGCCTGGGGGACCGTGGATCGGTTTAAAGCGCGTGCCTTTCTGGTCGATTTTCAGAAGCGGGGGAGTGAAGCCACCACCACGTCCCGAAAATTATCCAGTTTGCGAGCGTTCTATAAATTTATGGAGCGCGAGTCGATGGTGGCGTTGAATCCGTTCGCCGGGTTGAAGGCCCCTAAGCGTGCCAAAAAGCTTCCGAATTTCCTGTCACGTGATGAGATCAACCGACTGCTGGAAATGCCCATGAAGTTGTGGGGGGATGTCAAAAAGCCCACGCAGGTCCGGGAGCGAAAGCTTGTGGAATATTGCGCCTTGCGCGATCAGGCTCTTCTCGAAGTCCTGTATAGCACCGGCGGGCGTATTACTGAAATTGTGAGTCTGCTGGAGCCGCAGGTGGACTCGTTGAGCGGGGTCGTGCAGGTGCGGGGAAAAGGCAAAAAGGAACGACTGTGCGCCCTGGGGCGGCCGGCGGCCAAGGCTCTGCGTGTTTCGCTGGCGCTTCGCAATGAACTTTGGCCGGAGATCGAACGGCGGCGCCCGAACGACCGTCCGCTCTTTCTGAATGTGCATGGGGGCAAGCTGACAAGCCGGTCTGTTGAGCGGTTGTTGAAGAAATACCTGCTTGGCGCCAACCTGAATCCCGATATTTCACCCCATTCGTTACGCCATTCCTTTGCAACCCACATGTTGGATGCTGGAGCCGATTTGCGCAGTGTGCAGGAACTCCTGGGCCATGCTAGCCTTTCGACCACCCAGATCTATACGCATGTAACGGTGGAAAAATTGAAGAAAGTATACGATGATGCGCATCCACGAGCGTAG
- a CDS encoding 3-deoxy-D-manno-octulosonic acid transferase — protein MIWLIYNLLFPVLFLAMLPYFLFRMCRRGGYAKGFMQRLGIYDVGLKARIRERPRVWVHAVSVGETYVALRFMEEWRQVQPDIAFVMTVNTSTAHTLASKALNKVDVLVYFPVDFHWVIRRVLCLLNPKMLVLTECEFWPNLIRMSKARGIPVLLINGRMSDRSFKGYHRLRWLFTPLLRMVDHLCVQGPQDRDRYLALGAAPEHVQETGSAKYDVALKEPGDLATASAILASGRMGPGDLILLGGSTWPGEEDVLLEYFVQAKSLHAGLKLVLVPRHAERREEVVAMIAQRGLKFVQRSKADAAIDGESPEVLLVDTTGELKHLYTAATVIFIGKSLTQHGGQNIIEPAVCGRPVVVGPNMENFADIVREFKAADALIQVGSEAELREILDQLLADETMRKTYGDRASAWVEQKRGSIKTTVARAQGLLLNTKKHG, from the coding sequence ATGATTTGGCTGATTTACAATTTATTGTTTCCAGTTTTGTTTCTGGCGATGTTGCCCTATTTTCTGTTCAGGATGTGTCGTCGGGGTGGTTACGCTAAAGGATTCATGCAACGGTTGGGGATCTATGACGTCGGGCTGAAGGCTCGCATCCGTGAACGACCCCGAGTCTGGGTGCACGCTGTGAGTGTGGGGGAAACCTATGTGGCGCTCCGGTTTATGGAGGAATGGCGGCAGGTTCAACCTGACATTGCGTTTGTAATGACCGTCAATACTTCCACGGCGCACACCCTGGCGTCAAAGGCTTTAAACAAAGTGGATGTCCTGGTGTATTTTCCGGTTGATTTTCACTGGGTCATTCGGCGTGTGCTATGCCTGCTTAACCCGAAAATGCTGGTACTGACGGAATGTGAGTTCTGGCCGAACCTGATCCGGATGAGTAAGGCACGGGGCATTCCTGTGTTATTGATCAATGGTCGCATGTCCGACAGGTCCTTTAAAGGTTATCACCGACTCCGCTGGCTCTTTACCCCCTTACTGAGAATGGTGGATCATCTTTGTGTTCAAGGTCCGCAAGACCGGGACCGATACCTGGCGCTTGGAGCCGCCCCGGAACATGTGCAGGAGACGGGTAGTGCCAAGTATGATGTGGCACTCAAGGAGCCCGGAGACCTGGCGACGGCTTCAGCGATTCTCGCCTCCGGACGAATGGGCCCGGGTGATTTGATTTTACTGGGCGGCTCCACCTGGCCGGGTGAAGAGGATGTCCTGTTGGAATATTTCGTGCAGGCGAAATCGTTACATGCCGGCTTGAAACTGGTATTGGTTCCGCGCCATGCCGAGCGACGTGAAGAGGTGGTGGCGATGATCGCACAGCGGGGTCTCAAGTTCGTCCAGCGGAGTAAGGCCGACGCGGCCATTGACGGTGAGTCACCTGAGGTGTTACTGGTCGATACCACGGGTGAATTGAAGCATTTGTATACGGCGGCGACGGTGATTTTTATCGGGAAGAGCTTGACCCAGCATGGGGGCCAGAACATCATTGAACCTGCGGTGTGCGGAAGACCCGTGGTGGTCGGACCGAATATGGAAAACTTTGCGGACATTGTCCGTGAGTTTAAGGCGGCGGATGCCTTGATTCAGGTTGGGTCCGAGGCAGAGTTGCGAGAGATACTGGATCAGCTGCTTGCCGATGAAACGATGCGAAAGACTTATGGAGATCGTGCGTCCGCGTGGGTTGAGCAAAAGCGGGGCAGTATTAAAACAACTGTGGCGCGGGCTCAGGGGCTATTGTTAAATACAAAAAAACATGGATGA
- a CDS encoding sugar kinase, giving the protein MSSKYIVGFGEVMLRLCPREFMRLKQVLPGALEATFGGGEANVCASLAIFGEKSRYATALPDNPVSESFAAQMKSLGVGVDKIYYKKSGRMGIYFVETGANQRASNVVYDREGSVISQTGPEEYDYEGILRDAKWLHLSGITPALSEKAYLATLEFAAQAVKRGVPVSVDINFRKKLWNWGKGSTSKELAGKCMSEITALATLIIGNEEDAADVFGIHSSKSSAEKGVIDYSDYKEVAIKLASKFPKAKYIAITLRESLSATHNKWGAMLFDADSGKASYGPLNENGDYSPYDIANIVDRVGGGDSFAAGLIYGLNNPDLCVPEKALAFAAAASCLKHSIKGDFNYVTKEEVLALMKGNASGRVNR; this is encoded by the coding sequence ATGAGTTCAAAATATATTGTCGGTTTTGGAGAAGTGATGCTCAGGCTTTGCCCCCGGGAATTCATGCGTTTGAAACAGGTATTGCCTGGAGCGCTGGAGGCCACATTCGGAGGGGGCGAGGCGAATGTCTGTGCCTCTCTTGCGATTTTTGGTGAAAAGTCCAGATATGCGACTGCCCTGCCGGACAACCCGGTTTCGGAATCGTTTGCCGCGCAGATGAAATCGCTCGGTGTCGGCGTGGATAAAATTTACTACAAGAAGTCAGGAAGAATGGGTATCTATTTTGTGGAGACCGGTGCCAACCAAAGAGCCTCAAATGTGGTGTATGACCGCGAGGGTTCCGTCATTTCGCAGACCGGCCCTGAGGAATATGATTACGAGGGAATTCTTAGAGATGCCAAATGGCTTCATTTGAGCGGAATTACGCCCGCCTTGAGTGAAAAAGCGTATCTTGCCACGCTTGAATTTGCGGCTCAGGCGGTGAAACGTGGAGTCCCGGTTTCGGTGGATATTAATTTCCGGAAAAAATTATGGAATTGGGGTAAAGGGTCTACGTCCAAGGAATTGGCGGGAAAATGCATGAGCGAAATAACAGCTCTTGCCACCCTGATCATTGGTAACGAGGAAGATGCGGCCGATGTTTTCGGGATCCACTCAAGTAAAAGTAGTGCCGAAAAAGGCGTGATTGATTACTCGGACTACAAGGAGGTGGCCATCAAACTCGCGTCAAAATTTCCCAAGGCGAAATATATTGCCATTACGCTGCGTGAAAGCCTGTCTGCAACTCATAATAAATGGGGGGCGATGCTATTCGATGCGGATTCCGGCAAAGCCAGCTATGGACCGCTTAACGAGAACGGTGACTATTCGCCCTATGATATTGCCAACATTGTGGACAGGGTCGGGGGCGGGGATTCTTTTGCCGCCGGTCTGATTTATGGGCTCAATAATCCTGACCTGTGCGTCCCGGAGAAAGCCCTGGCGTTTGCGGCTGCCGCAAGCTGTCTCAAGCATTCGATTAAGGGCGATTTCAATTATGTGACGAAAGAAGAGGTTCTTGCACTCATGAAGGGCAATGCCTCCGGCCGTGTCAATAGGTAA
- a CDS encoding DUF2867 domain-containing protein — MSLKHAISNGVGGASHEPLYCVDLPTQPRPSDGPILVTGGTGYIGGRLIHELLARGYTVRVMVRKASPEHAERWPEAEIVVADASDVASLTSALKGIHSAYYLIHSLLLGPKEFEASDHANALNFRIAATANGVSRIIYLGGLGDVRTVLSPHLRSRMHVAMELGNGTVPTTVLRAAVIIGSGSASYEIIQHLVRRLAVIAIPWWGRTKCQPISIRDVIRYLVGVLERPETAGQSYDIGGPDILSYEEMLRVVAEVLGKKRLFIPIFLSDVRLYAYMCGLLTPVPAPITRSLMEGLRNDVVCLDSRITTLIPFRQIPYRDAVREALVHEAQDSVHTRWSDSYPPHHEYSVKLHELTHPPRFTASASVVSARSSHDLFRSVCLIGGKEGWSHGNWMWRLRGMLDKLLMGVGTTRGRRSLSTLRVNDVVDFWRVESLHKNRMVLLRAEMKLPGFAWLKFSIEPEANGNRLSVVAYYDTDTWYGKLYWYIFLPFHGYLFDRLVCKISERTLDSEKAK; from the coding sequence ATGAGTTTGAAGCACGCGATATCCAATGGAGTTGGCGGCGCCAGTCATGAACCCTTGTATTGTGTCGATTTGCCGACGCAACCCCGGCCCTCTGATGGTCCGATATTAGTGACTGGCGGAACAGGGTACATTGGAGGCAGATTGATCCATGAGCTCCTTGCCCGCGGGTATACTGTACGCGTCATGGTCAGAAAGGCGTCGCCGGAACATGCCGAGCGCTGGCCCGAGGCGGAGATTGTGGTGGCTGACGCCTCGGATGTAGCCTCGTTGACCTCGGCCCTGAAGGGGATTCATTCGGCCTACTACTTGATTCATTCCCTGTTACTGGGCCCCAAAGAATTTGAAGCCTCTGATCACGCCAATGCATTAAACTTCAGGATTGCAGCCACTGCGAACGGGGTTTCGCGCATTATCTATCTGGGAGGACTGGGGGATGTGCGTACGGTTCTCTCGCCTCACCTGCGGAGCCGGATGCATGTGGCGATGGAATTGGGTAATGGCACCGTCCCGACGACCGTTCTGCGGGCCGCTGTCATTATCGGGTCCGGAAGCGCCTCCTACGAAATCATTCAACATCTTGTCCGGCGACTGGCTGTGATCGCCATCCCCTGGTGGGGGCGTACCAAATGCCAGCCGATCAGCATTCGGGATGTCATCAGGTATCTCGTGGGCGTGCTGGAGCGTCCCGAAACTGCCGGACAGTCCTATGACATTGGAGGACCCGACATTCTATCCTACGAGGAAATGTTACGGGTCGTTGCGGAGGTGCTGGGAAAAAAGCGCCTTTTCATCCCAATTTTCCTGTCAGATGTCAGGTTATACGCGTATATGTGCGGCTTATTGACTCCTGTGCCCGCTCCGATCACGCGCAGTTTGATGGAGGGGCTGAGAAATGATGTGGTGTGTCTTGACTCGCGAATTACCACGCTGATCCCATTTCGTCAGATCCCCTACAGGGATGCCGTACGGGAAGCCCTGGTTCATGAAGCCCAGGACTCAGTACATACCCGGTGGTCAGATTCGTATCCCCCCCATCATGAGTATAGTGTCAAGCTGCATGAACTGACTCATCCTCCCCGATTTACCGCTTCGGCCTCGGTGGTGTCGGCGAGAAGTAGTCATGATCTGTTCCGATCCGTTTGTCTGATCGGAGGCAAAGAAGGTTGGTCACATGGAAACTGGATGTGGCGGCTCAGGGGTATGCTGGACAAGCTCCTTATGGGGGTGGGCACGACACGTGGACGGCGAAGTTTATCCACCTTGCGTGTGAATGATGTGGTCGATTTCTGGAGGGTGGAGTCTTTGCATAAGAACCGGATGGTATTGCTCCGGGCCGAGATGAAACTACCCGGATTCGCCTGGCTCAAGTTCAGTATTGAGCCTGAAGCCAACGGCAACCGGCTTTCGGTGGTTGCTTATTATGATACGGACACCTGGTACGGGAAGCTCTACTGGTATATTTTCCTGCCCTTCCACGGTTACCTCTTTGACCGGCTTGTCTGCAAAATTTCAGAAAGAACCCTTGATTCAGAGAAGGCAAAATAG
- a CDS encoding NADH-quinone oxidoreductase subunit A — MTNTVVWSLIYLLAFLLAGLVIGLGAMVMAWLLAPKRTRTVYQKTLRSIECGVAPIGHAWIRYGVVYYLYALIFVAFSVDVLFLFPVALVYNETPGWLDFGEVLLFVGILALVIVYAWKKGVFSWKSKLKSPQA; from the coding sequence ATGACCAATACCGTTGTTTGGAGCTTAATTTATTTACTGGCCTTCCTTTTGGCTGGACTGGTTATCGGTCTTGGCGCCATGGTGATGGCTTGGTTGCTTGCACCGAAGCGTACCCGGACGGTCTATCAGAAAACCCTGCGGAGCATTGAGTGCGGGGTGGCGCCCATCGGGCATGCCTGGATCCGGTACGGGGTCGTTTATTATCTTTATGCACTGATATTTGTGGCGTTCTCCGTTGACGTCCTTTTCCTGTTTCCTGTAGCCCTTGTCTACAACGAAACCCCCGGTTGGTTGGATTTTGGAGAAGTTCTGCTTTTTGTCGGGATCCTGGCGTTGGTGATTGTTTATGCTTGGAAGAAAGGCGTTTTTTCATGGAAAAGCAAGTTGAAGTCCCCCCAGGCTTAA
- the nuoB gene encoding NADH-quinone oxidoreductase subunit NuoB → MEKQVEVPPGLIHFAMLDDVLNMARANSLWPMTFGLACCAIEMMATGASRFDMARFGCEVFRPSPRQSDLMIVSGTISRKMAPAVVTLYDQMPEPKWVLAMGNCAISGGPFKFPGQYGIVEGVDKLIPVDVYVPGCPPRPEALIEGILTLEEKLRGKRCFPTVEAR, encoded by the coding sequence ATGGAAAAGCAAGTTGAAGTCCCCCCAGGCTTAATCCACTTCGCAATGCTTGATGATGTGTTGAATATGGCTCGCGCCAATTCACTGTGGCCGATGACTTTCGGGTTGGCCTGCTGTGCCATTGAGATGATGGCGACAGGTGCTTCTCGATTTGATATGGCCCGGTTTGGCTGTGAAGTCTTCCGGCCTTCTCCGCGCCAGAGCGATCTGATGATCGTGAGCGGAACCATCAGTCGCAAAATGGCGCCTGCGGTGGTGACGCTTTATGATCAGATGCCTGAGCCCAAGTGGGTGCTGGCTATGGGAAATTGTGCCATCTCCGGCGGCCCTTTTAAGTTCCCCGGCCAATATGGCATTGTCGAGGGTGTGGATAAGCTCATTCCTGTGGATGTTTATGTGCCGGGTTGTCCTCCGCGGCCTGAGGCCTTGATCGAAGGGATCCTCACGCTTGAGGAGAAGCTTCGTGGCAAACGTTGTTTCCCGACCGTGGAGGCCCGATAA
- a CDS encoding NADH-quinone oxidoreductase subunit C, producing MKILPLKSKFEAIAVRGTPAPVVGAEAGAPVPLVNETPHATKGIDLDVTVSAERVVEAVKILDEANWMLEAITGVDWLAERQFEVVYDFTHVDSGERVTVRVRISRDKPELPTISHIYGGANWHERETHDFFGIIFLGHPQLIPLLLPEDARFHPLRKDFTA from the coding sequence ATGAAGATACTCCCCCTGAAATCAAAGTTTGAAGCGATTGCCGTGCGCGGAACCCCCGCGCCCGTCGTTGGCGCCGAGGCCGGTGCTCCGGTGCCACTGGTGAACGAAACCCCGCATGCGACCAAGGGGATTGATCTGGATGTGACGGTATCAGCAGAGCGTGTGGTGGAGGCTGTCAAAATCCTGGATGAGGCAAACTGGATGCTTGAGGCGATCACCGGGGTTGATTGGCTGGCTGAACGTCAATTTGAAGTGGTCTATGATTTCACCCATGTCGACTCAGGTGAACGAGTGACCGTCCGGGTCCGGATTTCCCGTGACAAGCCGGAACTGCCGACCATTTCCCACATTTATGGCGGGGCCAACTGGCATGAGCGAGAAACCCATGATTTCTTTGGGATTATCTTTTTAGGGCATCCGCAACTGATTCCGTTACTATTGCCGGAAGATGCCCGCTTTCACCCGCTGCGAAAGGATTTTACAGCGTGA
- a CDS encoding NADH-quinone oxidoreductase subunit D has product MSIDAQSVLNETFVLNLGPQHPATHGVLRIKLTMDGEYIVDAEPVIGYGHRMHEKMGENRSYAKFLPNTGRIDYVAALFNGHGYVGAVERLAGITVPERAEYIRVITSELNRVASHLLWLGAFLVDLGGFTPLLYCFDDREQILDLLESVTGARLTFCYYRFGGVCNDIDDDFVAGTRSFITRLRSRMPMYDAFVTKNIIFRKRVEGIGLISAETCRKYGATGPVIRGSGVSYDVRKVEPYSVYLKFNFDIPSFTECDCMARYKVRIEEMVQSMRIIEQALDSLPAGPIMAEKVPRTLKLAKGDCYYNVESARGSFGVRVVSDGSENAYRLKLRSPCFSNMSLFRECSAGMLLPDALALLGSFDLVIPDIDR; this is encoded by the coding sequence GTGAGTATTGACGCACAAAGTGTTCTGAACGAAACGTTTGTACTCAATTTGGGGCCCCAGCATCCAGCCACTCATGGTGTGTTGCGCATCAAGCTTACCATGGATGGTGAGTACATTGTAGATGCGGAGCCGGTGATTGGTTACGGGCACCGCATGCATGAGAAGATGGGGGAAAACCGCTCCTATGCGAAGTTTCTGCCCAATACCGGTCGCATTGATTATGTGGCGGCCCTTTTCAATGGCCATGGTTATGTGGGCGCGGTGGAGCGGTTGGCAGGGATTACGGTGCCGGAACGTGCTGAATATATCCGTGTGATCACCTCGGAGCTGAATCGTGTCGCCAGCCATTTGTTGTGGCTGGGTGCCTTTCTGGTCGATCTAGGCGGGTTCACGCCGCTCCTGTATTGTTTTGATGACCGCGAACAGATTCTTGACCTGCTTGAATCCGTTACCGGCGCGCGCTTGACCTTCTGCTATTACCGGTTCGGTGGCGTCTGTAATGATATTGACGATGACTTTGTTGCAGGGACAAGGTCGTTTATCACCCGTCTGCGCTCCCGGATGCCGATGTATGATGCCTTTGTTACCAAGAACATTATCTTCCGTAAACGGGTGGAGGGGATTGGCCTCATATCGGCCGAGACCTGCCGCAAGTATGGTGCCACGGGGCCCGTGATTCGCGGGTCCGGGGTTTCCTATGATGTGCGCAAAGTGGAACCATACTCGGTCTATTTAAAATTCAATTTCGATATTCCGTCTTTCACTGAGTGCGATTGCATGGCCCGTTATAAGGTGCGTATTGAGGAGATGGTTCAGAGTATGCGGATTATTGAACAGGCACTCGATTCGCTGCCAGCCGGGCCCATCATGGCGGAGAAGGTGCCGCGAACCCTTAAGCTGGCCAAGGGCGACTGTTATTACAACGTTGAGTCGGCACGGGGCAGTTTCGGGGTACGGGTGGTGAGCGATGGTTCGGAAAATGCCTATCGTCTCAAACTGCGTTCACCTTGTTTCTCGAACATGAGCCTGTTCCGCGAATGTTCAGCAGGGATGTTGCTGCCGGATGCGTTGGCGCTTCTGGGAAGTTTTGATCTGGTGATTCCGGATATAGACCGTTAA
- the nuoH gene encoding NADH-quinone oxidoreductase subunit NuoH, which translates to MSSDMIMELVRLILYLVGFLAFALLNAAYLTLVERKVPSWFQLRPGPIEVGPWGLLQPVADGIKLLGKQILTPQGADLIMFKLAPVMVVVPGVLCLVTIPFSEMIVPRNFNLGLLMIFAFGAFGVFAILLGGWASNNKYSSIAAARVVAQNIAYEIPMLLVVISLVFVTRTFNLHTIVEQQMGGFWHWNVLNLKASIMMPIAFLIYFICMLAETNRAPFDMVEAESELVAGAFTEYSGMGFGLFFVAEYLNIMVGCCVGTILFLGGWDCPFGLLPGLHWFLIKMYVLCFAVIWVRWSFPRTQFYGLLNLSWKILIPFALVNLLLTAFMLKLFH; encoded by the coding sequence ATGTCGAGTGACATGATCATGGAATTGGTGCGGCTGATCCTCTATTTGGTCGGCTTTCTTGCCTTTGCGCTGCTTAATGCGGCGTACCTGACCCTTGTGGAGCGGAAAGTTCCCTCTTGGTTCCAGCTTCGGCCGGGCCCCATTGAAGTGGGGCCGTGGGGGCTGTTGCAACCGGTGGCGGACGGAATCAAGCTTTTGGGTAAGCAGATCCTGACCCCGCAGGGAGCCGATCTGATTATGTTCAAGCTGGCACCGGTGATGGTGGTGGTGCCGGGGGTTCTGTGTCTGGTGACGATACCGTTCAGTGAGATGATTGTGCCCCGGAATTTCAATCTGGGACTTCTGATGATCTTCGCGTTCGGTGCGTTCGGGGTGTTTGCGATTCTGCTGGGCGGCTGGGCTTCGAATAACAAGTATTCGAGCATTGCGGCCGCGCGGGTGGTGGCGCAAAACATTGCCTACGAAATCCCCATGTTATTAGTCGTGATTTCGCTGGTGTTCGTCACGCGCACATTCAACTTGCACACGATTGTTGAACAGCAGATGGGGGGATTTTGGCACTGGAATGTGTTAAATCTGAAGGCTAGCATCATGATGCCGATCGCCTTCCTGATCTATTTTATCTGTATGCTGGCGGAGACAAATCGAGCGCCCTTCGACATGGTGGAGGCCGAAAGTGAACTCGTGGCTGGTGCCTTTACGGAATATTCGGGGATGGGGTTCGGTCTGTTTTTCGTTGCCGAGTATTTGAATATCATGGTCGGGTGCTGCGTTGGCACGATACTCTTTCTTGGCGGCTGGGATTGCCCCTTTGGCCTGCTTCCTGGGCTCCATTGGTTCCTGATCAAAATGTACGTCCTTTGCTTTGCCGTGATCTGGGTGCGCTGGTCGTTTCCCCGCACGCAGTTTTACGGGCTTCTGAACTTGTCGTGGAAAATTCTTATTCCGTTTGCGCTGGTTAACCTGTTGCTGACGGCCTTTATGCTAAAACTATTCCACTAG
- a CDS encoding 4Fe-4S dicluster domain-containing protein, producing MITYFKEIFYGLYTLCVGMKITFLHWFRPNVTVHYPRQSLKMTPRYRGHIDLTCDEATGKPKCVVCMACQRACPSGCIKLDGAKAEGAPRKSLTSYTLDFTACSLCGLCVESCSFDAIHFSKEYNLASRKKEDYKMDLLKRVLEKK from the coding sequence ATGATTACCTATTTCAAAGAAATTTTTTACGGGCTTTATACCCTGTGCGTGGGGATGAAGATTACTTTCCTTCACTGGTTCCGCCCGAACGTGACGGTGCACTATCCCCGGCAAAGTCTTAAAATGACTCCGCGCTATCGCGGTCACATTGATCTGACCTGTGATGAGGCAACCGGCAAGCCCAAGTGCGTGGTCTGTATGGCGTGTCAGCGGGCCTGCCCCTCAGGCTGCATCAAACTGGATGGGGCCAAGGCCGAAGGGGCGCCCCGCAAGTCGCTGACCTCCTATACGCTTGATTTCACGGCCTGCAGTCTGTGCGGACTCTGCGTGGAAAGTTGTAGCTTTGATGCGATTCACTTTTCAAAGGAATACAATCTGGCCTCCCGGAAGAAGGAAGATTACAAGATGGATCTGCTAAAACGCGTGCTGGAGAAAAAATGA
- a CDS encoding NADH-quinone oxidoreductase subunit J: protein MTIDLTPATLNTLASSLLFIGVVAVTLTGAVIAAASRRLVYCVSGLVLSFMGLAGLYVFLNSPFLALMQVLIYIGAICVTIMFALMLADPKDEPSMLPRNVAIGLSSFLVAGMLAVGLIMVIARTHWMPKAVQINSGTVEDLGRVLLTRFGFAFELISVVLLLAILGALVVARSGRRTQS, encoded by the coding sequence ATGACGATTGACTTGACCCCTGCAACGCTCAACACACTGGCCTCATCCCTGCTTTTCATCGGGGTGGTGGCTGTGACTTTGACTGGTGCGGTTATCGCGGCGGCCTCACGGCGGCTGGTATATTGTGTGAGTGGGCTGGTTCTTTCGTTTATGGGGCTGGCGGGACTGTATGTCTTCCTGAATAGTCCGTTTCTGGCACTGATGCAGGTATTGATTTACATCGGAGCCATTTGCGTCACGATCATGTTCGCGCTGATGCTGGCTGATCCCAAAGATGAGCCGTCCATGCTGCCGCGAAATGTTGCGATCGGGCTGTCCAGTTTTCTGGTCGCGGGCATGCTGGCGGTGGGCCTGATCATGGTGATTGCCAGAACACACTGGATGCCGAAGGCCGTCCAGATTAATTCCGGTACAGTCGAGGATCTTGGGCGAGTGCTGTTGACTCGCTTTGGGTTCGCGTTTGAACTGATCTCGGTGGTGTTGCTGCTGGCCATTCTGGGGGCACTGGTCGTTGCGCGGTCGGGACGGAGGACTCAATCATGA
- the nuoK gene encoding NADH-quinone oxidoreductase subunit NuoK, producing the protein MTLINLIIQAPGSLAAYLTVGVLMFAIGFFGFIRHRTLVGMLISGELILAGASLNFMAFAHFRAADPVIGQAFTLFIMGIAAAEAAIVLSIMIAVYRNYHSIDVSDLKEMEG; encoded by the coding sequence ATGACTCTCATCAATTTGATAATTCAGGCGCCTGGAAGTCTGGCAGCGTATCTGACCGTGGGTGTGTTGATGTTTGCCATCGGTTTCTTTGGTTTTATCCGACATCGCACACTGGTGGGAATGTTGATCTCCGGTGAGTTGATTCTGGCGGGCGCCTCGCTTAATTTTATGGCTTTTGCCCACTTCCGCGCGGCTGATCCGGTGATCGGCCAAGCTTTTACGTTGTTTATCATGGGGATTGCGGCAGCCGAGGCGGCTATTGTGCTGAGCATTATGATTGCCGTGTATCGTAATTATCACTCCATTGATGTCTCTGATCTGAAGGAGATGGAAGGATGA